One window from the genome of Sulfodiicoccus acidiphilus encodes:
- a CDS encoding DUF790 family protein, whose product MLPSELMRYRTFGEKVVPKFLAEESVELVDEVLSYFTPGRKLGEVIEEVSHLEKVYDYKLVRGLVKLMVRACELQRESQVNPRQVRRELFMRGPQLTQEGRARAVAQVREALGVDPESAMFSDLDEEKVIVRTPKITPSQLMRWYNLSLLQSMLLRSVRMSVWVESGWKTLIWRAKRVGLMYTAYNDPLRVEFEGPMSLLKFTDRYGRGMALVVPYVISSPKWKIEADVSLGRVNRRVYRLELANYPNLLTYGVDEEKFDSSVEERFFKEFSSAVKDWKITREPEPLSVSGRLYVPDFLLTKGELKVYVEIVGFWTREYLRRKLEKLRGVKEKFLVLVDRELSYEDFSDINVIQFKKKVDVGIVYKWLREVEASSPVREVEFTLTGDVVPLEDIAKRVGSTVEALRRSSRQVEGYFKAGDYYVSERVLDRLKGSELEGRKLSELSKLYEEIAPILPFLLERLGYRLRWLNVTDAVVLREGSKGS is encoded by the coding sequence ACCTTTGGAGAGAAGGTGGTGCCGAAGTTCCTCGCAGAGGAGAGCGTGGAGTTGGTGGACGAGGTACTGTCGTACTTCACTCCAGGGAGGAAGTTAGGTGAGGTGATCGAGGAGGTCTCTCACCTAGAGAAGGTGTACGATTACAAGCTGGTCAGGGGACTAGTGAAGCTAATGGTCAGGGCCTGTGAACTTCAGAGGGAGTCCCAAGTGAACCCGAGGCAAGTGAGGAGGGAACTGTTCATGAGGGGGCCACAGCTGACACAAGAGGGTAGAGCGAGGGCAGTGGCCCAAGTGAGGGAGGCACTGGGGGTGGATCCCGAGAGCGCCATGTTCAGCGACTTAGACGAAGAGAAGGTCATAGTGAGGACACCGAAGATCACTCCCTCGCAGCTTATGAGGTGGTACAACCTCTCATTGCTACAGTCCATGCTGTTGAGAAGCGTTAGGATGAGCGTGTGGGTCGAGAGCGGTTGGAAGACCCTGATATGGAGGGCGAAGAGGGTGGGCTTGATGTATACGGCATACAACGATCCCCTAAGGGTGGAATTCGAGGGTCCCATGAGTTTGCTCAAGTTCACCGACAGGTATGGGAGGGGAATGGCCTTGGTAGTACCTTACGTAATCTCCAGCCCCAAGTGGAAGATAGAGGCTGACGTGTCGTTGGGGAGGGTAAACAGGAGGGTGTACAGGCTAGAGCTGGCGAACTACCCCAACCTGCTCACTTACGGAGTAGACGAGGAGAAGTTCGATTCGAGCGTGGAGGAGAGGTTCTTCAAGGAGTTTTCCTCGGCAGTGAAGGATTGGAAGATAACTAGGGAACCAGAACCTCTAAGCGTGAGTGGGAGATTGTACGTTCCAGACTTCTTGCTAACGAAGGGGGAGCTTAAAGTTTACGTGGAGATAGTAGGGTTTTGGACTAGGGAGTACCTCAGGAGGAAACTGGAGAAGTTGAGGGGAGTAAAAGAGAAGTTCCTGGTCCTGGTGGACAGGGAGCTCTCCTACGAGGACTTCTCCGACATAAACGTGATTCAGTTCAAGAAGAAAGTAGACGTAGGGATCGTCTACAAGTGGTTGAGGGAGGTGGAAGCGTCCTCTCCTGTGAGGGAGGTGGAGTTCACCTTGACTGGAGACGTCGTGCCGCTTGAGGACATAGCCAAGAGGGTCGGATCGACTGTTGAGGCGTTGAGGAGGTCATCTAGGCAAGTCGAAGGCTACTTCAAGGCCGGGGACTACTACGTTAGTGAGAGGGTCCTCGACAGGTTAAAGGGGAGTGAACTGGAAGGAAGAAAGCTGAGCGAGCTTAGTAAGCTTTATGAAGAGATAGCTCCGATCCTTCCGTTCCTCCTCGAGAGACTGGGCTACAGACTAAGATGGTTAAACGTCACAGACGCTGTAGTTCTGAGGGAAGGATCTAAGGGGAGCTAA
- a CDS encoding alcohol dehydrogenase catalytic domain-containing protein, which translates to MRAALLRNYGTPLDIQEVDIEEPKRGEVLIRVSATGLCHSDVNVFQGHTPAELPVVAGHEIAGVVEQVGEGVSNFQVGDKVVASFIQPCGKCRNCVAGRENLCETFIANRLKGTALDGSYRLRSKDGTPLRAYMGGGFAEYAILPETSLAKVPDNLDLKKAAVLGCAGLTAYGAVVLSGHVEPGENVVVIGAGGVGLSIIQLLRSIGAGEVILVDVIDWKLEKGKEMGATVILNSLKINVKDYVASKGGVDVVVECAGRPETVELALELVRVGGRVVLVGIPPANSSVSVRPASLVRRGVTILTNHGGRPRTDLPRLIEMSRTGKYSPEALITGEYRLEEINEAVSALLEGRVLRTLIVP; encoded by the coding sequence ATGCGTGCCGCATTGTTAAGAAACTACGGTACACCATTGGATATACAGGAAGTGGACATTGAAGAGCCTAAGCGGGGAGAGGTGTTGATTAGAGTTTCTGCCACTGGACTCTGCCACTCAGACGTTAACGTATTTCAGGGTCACACCCCAGCAGAACTCCCAGTAGTTGCTGGACACGAGATCGCTGGGGTAGTGGAGCAGGTAGGGGAAGGGGTGAGCAACTTCCAAGTGGGGGACAAGGTAGTGGCGTCCTTTATACAACCCTGTGGAAAGTGCAGGAACTGTGTCGCAGGAAGGGAGAACCTCTGTGAGACTTTTATAGCCAACAGGCTCAAGGGAACAGCCTTAGACGGCTCGTACAGGTTGAGGTCGAAAGACGGAACACCGCTCAGGGCCTACATGGGGGGAGGATTCGCGGAGTACGCAATTCTACCTGAGACCTCACTGGCCAAGGTTCCAGATAACCTCGATTTGAAGAAGGCGGCTGTACTGGGTTGCGCTGGCCTCACCGCTTACGGGGCGGTGGTGCTGAGTGGACACGTGGAACCCGGAGAGAACGTGGTAGTGATAGGGGCAGGTGGAGTCGGTTTATCAATTATTCAATTACTTAGATCTATAGGAGCAGGAGAGGTAATTCTAGTCGACGTTATAGATTGGAAACTGGAAAAAGGTAAGGAAATGGGAGCTACGGTTATACTAAATAGTTTAAAGATCAATGTTAAGGATTACGTGGCTAGTAAGGGAGGGGTCGACGTCGTAGTGGAGTGTGCGGGGAGGCCTGAGACGGTGGAATTGGCGCTGGAGTTGGTAAGGGTGGGAGGAAGAGTTGTCCTAGTTGGGATACCACCCGCCAACTCCTCCGTAAGCGTCAGACCAGCGTCGTTAGTCCGACGAGGTGTGACGATCTTGACAAACCACGGGGGGAGGCCCAGAACGGACCTCCCAAGACTCATAGAGATGAGTAGGACGGGAAAGTACAGTCCAGAGGCATTAATCACGGGAGAGTATAGACTGGAGGAGATAAACGAGGCTGTTTCAGCCCTACTAGAGGGTAGAGTACTTAGGACGTTGATAGTTCCCTGA
- a CDS encoding aromatic-ring-hydroxylating dioxygenase subunit beta: protein MSEVEAHFKASNFLYAEASLLDEGRLEEWLDLLSEDLEYVIPVRVGHASGEQFSGQAFLVNADKAYFKATVSRLRDEYGWASKQRSKTRRFVTNVVILKSGKEMEVSSNLLLVRTEKDEAQTYIVSATRRDVLKEVDGKLKLKKRTVLLDHENLPMYNLYFPL, encoded by the coding sequence ATGAGTGAAGTAGAAGCCCACTTCAAGGCGTCAAACTTCCTCTACGCCGAGGCCTCTCTCCTAGACGAGGGAAGGCTGGAGGAGTGGCTCGACCTGTTGAGTGAAGACTTAGAGTATGTGATCCCTGTTAGGGTGGGCCACGCTTCGGGAGAGCAGTTCTCTGGACAGGCGTTCCTAGTCAACGCAGACAAGGCTTACTTTAAGGCCACGGTAAGCAGGCTCAGGGACGAATATGGTTGGGCATCGAAGCAGAGGAGCAAGACGAGGAGGTTCGTCACTAACGTCGTGATACTCAAGTCGGGGAAAGAGATGGAAGTGTCGAGCAACCTCCTCCTAGTCAGGACAGAGAAGGATGAGGCACAGACTTACATCGTCTCCGCAACTAGGAGAGACGTCCTGAAGGAGGTGGATGGTAAGTTGAAGTTAAAGAAGAGGACAGTATTACTCGATCATGAGAATCTTCCTATGTACAATCTCTATTTTCCGCTCTAA
- a CDS encoding aromatic ring-hydroxylating oxygenase subunit alpha, with the protein MRKKFLEEENGEIPLKVFNSEEIYEMELRKIFSKNWVFLGLESEIPEPGDYVVRYIGNDPFIVIRGSDGKLRALFNSCRHRGTMLCINDRGNASTFMCPYHGWTYNNKGELVGVPFKEKVFERLDVREWGLLQIRVDSYDGLVFGNMDENAPDLQDYLGDFKWYLDLLFRAPGQMEPVGPPQRWTADFDWKLGAENFAEDRLHIAVVHRTLQSYGFVGKSRFGSGIETPDDVTVNYVRGKDGLPVGCIGIRRSERETSSFLGYPREEWKSFKEGSVSRGQWEVLRRAINAVFTLFPNFSGLVSADSTDSPFSEKPRVPFHTFRVWNPVGPGVTEVWMWTLVPSDSSPEFKKRVAEVTRATFGAAGNAEMDDLPIWRRVTRAAKGVFAERANTALKGGLRGVKDLGTCQEWEGPGLCRPTQFQEESQRTFWTRWALEMTKDE; encoded by the coding sequence ATGAGAAAGAAATTCCTGGAGGAGGAGAACGGAGAGATCCCGTTGAAGGTATTCAACAGCGAGGAGATATATGAGATGGAATTAAGAAAAATATTCTCTAAGAATTGGGTGTTTCTAGGGCTGGAGAGCGAGATCCCAGAGCCTGGAGATTACGTTGTAAGGTACATAGGAAACGACCCGTTCATAGTGATCAGGGGATCGGATGGGAAGCTTAGAGCCCTTTTCAATAGCTGCAGACACAGAGGAACTATGCTATGCATAAACGATAGGGGAAACGCTTCAACCTTCATGTGCCCATATCATGGTTGGACTTATAACAACAAGGGGGAGTTGGTTGGAGTACCGTTCAAGGAGAAGGTCTTCGAAAGACTGGACGTGAGGGAATGGGGACTTCTCCAAATAAGGGTAGACTCCTACGATGGCCTCGTATTCGGGAACATGGATGAGAACGCACCAGACCTGCAGGACTATCTGGGAGATTTCAAGTGGTACTTGGACCTGCTATTCAGGGCCCCTGGCCAGATGGAGCCCGTGGGTCCACCTCAAAGGTGGACAGCGGACTTCGACTGGAAGTTAGGAGCAGAGAACTTCGCGGAGGACAGGCTCCACATAGCTGTGGTACACAGGACGCTTCAGAGTTACGGATTCGTGGGGAAGTCCAGGTTCGGCAGTGGTATAGAGACCCCCGACGACGTCACTGTGAATTACGTGAGGGGTAAGGACGGCCTCCCAGTGGGGTGCATTGGTATAAGGAGGAGCGAGAGGGAGACCTCGTCATTCTTGGGTTATCCGAGGGAGGAGTGGAAGTCCTTCAAGGAGGGCTCTGTCTCGAGGGGACAGTGGGAGGTACTCAGGAGGGCCATAAATGCGGTGTTCACTCTCTTTCCCAACTTCTCCGGACTAGTCTCGGCCGACTCCACAGACTCACCGTTCTCCGAGAAGCCTAGAGTCCCGTTCCACACATTCAGGGTCTGGAACCCTGTAGGCCCTGGGGTGACTGAGGTCTGGATGTGGACTCTGGTACCTAGTGACTCTTCCCCAGAGTTCAAGAAAAGGGTAGCAGAGGTAACTAGGGCCACCTTTGGAGCCGCAGGGAACGCTGAAATGGATGATCTCCCAATATGGAGGAGGGTAACTAGGGCGGCGAAGGGAGTGTTCGCTGAAAGGGCAAATACCGCGCTTAAGGGAGGATTGAGGGGAGTAAAGGACTTGGGTACTTGTCAAGAGTGGGAGGGTCCAGGCCTTTGCAGGCCGACCCAGTTCCAGGAAGAGAGCCAGAGGACATTCTGGACGAGGTGGGCCCTGGAGATGACCAAGGATGAGTGA
- a CDS encoding acyl-CoA synthetase: MPYSRDWHDYKAPEVPLKFNPTFILDQSVQSHREKIALVFDEKSFTYEEVLKEVSRAANVVSKLGVEKRNIVMILSFDSMQALSVWLGTLRAGAIPAWVSPLYNKETISYFLELLEPKVIFSDVSLLDRLGLNGQRVVTLGGRVEGLQDYASLSAEVPDQFEPIKVHRDDPTYLLFSGGTTGRPKAVVHTARDFVHVPHRHSKFMGWRESDVHYATSQKYFTHGMWPGVLIPIANGASAILTTKKLTPQVVADILRNHKPTVFITVPTVLKWLVNLEERPDLSSVRMVVSASEKLPIPLLEKFRELYGIEVLDSIGSSEVTYEWISNRPGDNKPGTCGRPIFGVEVKLVDLVTGTEIREPNKLGEVWVKSDTNAYYYLRDLEKTRRTMVGEWIRTGDVMYFDDDGYYVHVGRNDDLFKVKGMWVSPLEIEEVLLRHPAVLEAAVVQAKDADGLTVPAAFLALRPGYTMNAELESELREMVRRELGEYKVPKLFRQVEEIPRTPLMKLDRRRLREQLGERL; this comes from the coding sequence ATGCCTTACTCTCGTGACTGGCACGACTACAAGGCACCGGAAGTGCCCTTGAAGTTCAACCCCACTTTCATCCTCGACCAGTCGGTTCAAAGTCATCGGGAAAAGATCGCCCTGGTGTTCGACGAGAAGAGCTTCACATATGAAGAAGTTCTTAAGGAAGTTTCTAGGGCGGCTAACGTCGTATCTAAGCTGGGAGTCGAGAAAAGGAACATAGTTATGATTCTTTCCTTTGACTCCATGCAAGCCCTAAGCGTGTGGTTGGGAACGTTAAGGGCTGGTGCCATTCCCGCCTGGGTATCGCCGCTTTACAATAAGGAAACGATATCTTATTTCTTGGAGCTCCTTGAGCCTAAAGTGATCTTCTCCGACGTCTCGTTACTAGATAGGCTCGGCCTCAACGGACAGAGGGTGGTGACGCTTGGCGGACGTGTCGAAGGACTTCAGGATTACGCTTCGTTATCTGCTGAAGTCCCAGACCAATTTGAACCTATAAAGGTTCATAGGGACGATCCAACTTACTTACTCTTCTCGGGTGGAACTACGGGTAGACCTAAAGCAGTTGTGCACACTGCGAGGGACTTCGTTCACGTCCCTCACAGGCACTCGAAGTTCATGGGCTGGAGGGAAAGCGACGTGCATTACGCCACATCACAGAAGTACTTCACCCACGGCATGTGGCCCGGAGTCCTTATACCAATAGCCAACGGGGCCTCTGCCATCCTCACAACTAAGAAACTCACTCCTCAAGTCGTCGCGGATATCTTACGTAACCACAAACCCACTGTTTTCATCACTGTTCCCACCGTATTGAAGTGGCTGGTTAACCTAGAAGAAAGGCCGGATTTGAGCAGCGTAAGAATGGTGGTATCGGCCTCGGAGAAGCTTCCAATCCCTTTGCTTGAGAAGTTTAGAGAGCTCTACGGGATCGAAGTGCTGGACTCCATAGGAAGCTCCGAAGTCACTTACGAGTGGATATCTAACAGACCTGGAGATAATAAGCCTGGGACTTGTGGAAGGCCCATTTTCGGCGTCGAGGTGAAGTTGGTGGACTTAGTCACGGGCACGGAAATAAGAGAACCCAACAAACTGGGAGAAGTGTGGGTGAAGAGCGACACGAACGCTTACTATTACCTTAGGGACTTAGAAAAAACTAGAAGGACGATGGTAGGTGAGTGGATTAGAACAGGGGACGTGATGTATTTTGATGACGACGGTTATTACGTTCACGTGGGAAGAAATGATGACCTCTTCAAGGTGAAGGGGATGTGGGTTTCTCCATTGGAAATCGAAGAGGTGCTCTTAAGGCATCCGGCCGTGTTAGAGGCTGCAGTGGTCCAGGCGAAGGACGCGGACGGGCTCACAGTGCCGGCGGCGTTCTTGGCACTCAGGCCAGGATACACCATGAACGCCGAGCTAGAGTCTGAACTAAGGGAGATGGTCAGGAGGGAGTTGGGAGAATACAAGGTACCTAAACTGTTCAGGCAGGTGGAGGAGATCCCGAGGACGCCCCTCATGAAGCTGGATCGGCGAAGACTGAGAGAACAACTAGGCGAACGTCTGTAA
- a CDS encoding UbiD family decarboxylase → MAYKDLREYLSVLKQRGLLWEIDKPVVKETELFPLVRLQFRGLPESQRKAFLFTHVVNVNGRSYEGSVTVGSLAASRDIYATGMECKPNEISEKFIHAIRNPIPPKQVSYGPVQENVITGDELERRGLSDIPIPVELPGYSGQVRTTTAFLTKDPDTGVQNAGTYSGQIFGPRKILWEIHRGSDGYTHLRNAARKGVKLDAAIVVGGPPAVQYAAAAKVPYGLDELAVAGAINGEPIEVVKGKTVDLLVPATAEYVIEGKISFEEAEPQPPFGEYTGYMAVGIESQYCPIMEVTAITHRNKPVFQTIISQMPPSESSKLRQVAFESAFTRHLRDNCNLPNVLRVTFYETSGSWQFCIIQLRKVKPTDAQQALMAAASYAADVGKIFVAVDEDIDPDDPESVIWAMSFRMQPARDVTVIRGKAAHLDPSVVPPGEEGVETGFRESSAMLIDATRKWDYPPVALPKREYMERALELWKSLGLPELKLKSPWYGYNLGYWNEDLERIAKMIVEGRHYDVGKELERKRTRLRI, encoded by the coding sequence ATGGCTTATAAGGATTTGAGGGAATACCTTAGTGTACTTAAGCAGAGGGGACTCCTCTGGGAGATAGATAAACCTGTGGTAAAGGAGACTGAGTTGTTCCCTCTCGTGAGACTCCAGTTCAGGGGCCTTCCAGAAAGTCAGAGAAAGGCGTTCCTCTTCACTCATGTCGTTAATGTGAATGGAAGGAGCTACGAAGGGTCGGTTACAGTGGGCTCGTTAGCTGCATCCAGGGATATATACGCCACGGGGATGGAGTGCAAGCCAAACGAGATCTCTGAGAAGTTCATCCATGCGATAAGGAATCCGATTCCTCCGAAACAAGTCTCCTACGGCCCAGTTCAGGAGAACGTCATAACTGGAGATGAACTGGAGAGACGAGGCCTCTCGGATATACCGATCCCAGTAGAACTCCCAGGCTACAGCGGACAGGTGAGGACGACTACAGCGTTCTTGACTAAGGATCCTGACACGGGTGTCCAGAACGCGGGAACATACTCGGGACAGATTTTTGGACCTAGAAAGATTCTATGGGAGATACACAGAGGGAGCGATGGCTACACTCACCTCAGGAACGCGGCGAGAAAGGGAGTCAAACTCGACGCAGCAATAGTGGTGGGAGGTCCCCCCGCCGTCCAGTACGCCGCTGCAGCCAAAGTCCCCTACGGCCTCGATGAGTTAGCGGTGGCTGGTGCAATAAATGGGGAGCCCATAGAGGTGGTGAAGGGAAAGACTGTAGACCTACTCGTCCCAGCCACGGCAGAGTATGTAATAGAAGGAAAGATCTCGTTCGAGGAGGCGGAGCCCCAACCTCCATTTGGAGAGTACACTGGGTATATGGCCGTAGGGATAGAAAGTCAGTACTGCCCAATAATGGAGGTCACGGCGATCACACACAGGAACAAGCCTGTTTTCCAAACGATAATAAGCCAAATGCCTCCCAGCGAGAGCAGTAAGCTCAGACAAGTGGCCTTCGAGAGCGCCTTCACTAGGCACCTCAGGGACAACTGCAACCTACCTAACGTGTTAAGGGTGACCTTTTACGAGACTAGTGGCAGTTGGCAGTTCTGCATCATCCAACTGCGGAAGGTGAAGCCAACTGACGCACAGCAGGCCCTCATGGCCGCTGCCAGTTACGCAGCGGACGTGGGCAAGATCTTCGTCGCAGTGGACGAGGACATAGACCCAGATGACCCAGAGTCGGTAATATGGGCAATGAGCTTCAGAATGCAGCCGGCTAGGGACGTGACAGTGATCAGGGGCAAGGCCGCTCATCTTGATCCGTCCGTAGTACCACCTGGAGAGGAGGGGGTGGAGACTGGTTTCAGGGAATCTTCCGCCATGCTTATAGACGCGACTAGGAAGTGGGACTATCCTCCCGTGGCCCTCCCGAAGAGGGAGTACATGGAAAGAGCCCTAGAACTGTGGAAATCCCTGGGCCTACCTGAATTGAAGTTGAAGTCACCTTGGTACGGCTATAATCTAGGCTACTGGAACGAGGATCTTGAGAGGATAGCTAAGATGATCGTAGAGGGAAGACATTACGATGTGGGGAAGGAACTCGAAAGGAAGAGGACCAGATTGAGGATCTGA
- a CDS encoding MFS transporter, whose protein sequence is MKDLPSGSSSKDLVRYAVASISGSTIEYYDFILAGLAAALIWPSVYYPEVSPALGLLFSILTFALGIAVRPIGGYVFGAIGDRLGRKTATVWSLIIMGLGSIAVALTPGYSSVGLVGGGLLFVWRIAQGVAIGGTWGGFAVWVIEHAKDSRWRAFWTNFTSLGVGVGLLGSAGSFLLAITLLSHAELLSWGWRLLFGIGALVALVGILVRLTLAESPVFNELLTKGQVAKQPGVTVLKEQWPRVLRLALLFNYQISLFYIAAAFNIGYMLSVGISPYLAFLSTTLAALAIIVFQTLGAILGDRIGRKKVLLIGAVLSAVMAFPYYLLINYAAAWSVILAQSVFLAVVMFGFGVIGALMPENFPPKYRNSGASLSYQLATPMSAVASVVPPVFLTLYGKEAWLYISALIVGICVASLIALAFTEETIKVRVG, encoded by the coding sequence ATGAAGGATTTACCGTCTGGAAGCTCTTCCAAGGATCTAGTGAGATACGCTGTAGCTTCCATAAGTGGAAGCACAATAGAGTACTACGATTTCATTCTAGCGGGTTTGGCCGCAGCCCTCATATGGCCCTCTGTTTACTACCCTGAAGTCAGTCCTGCCTTAGGTCTACTCTTCTCTATCCTGACTTTCGCCCTAGGGATAGCAGTTAGGCCGATAGGAGGGTACGTGTTCGGGGCCATTGGGGACAGGCTGGGCAGGAAGACCGCTACTGTCTGGTCCTTAATAATTATGGGCCTTGGTTCCATCGCTGTTGCACTCACTCCAGGCTATTCCTCAGTAGGTCTAGTGGGTGGAGGACTTCTGTTCGTGTGGAGGATAGCCCAAGGAGTCGCGATAGGTGGAACCTGGGGAGGATTCGCGGTCTGGGTCATAGAACACGCCAAGGATTCCAGGTGGAGGGCATTCTGGACCAACTTTACTAGTCTGGGCGTCGGGGTAGGCCTCTTGGGCTCCGCCGGCTCCTTCCTTTTAGCCATTACACTCCTCTCGCACGCAGAGCTCCTCAGCTGGGGATGGAGACTCCTCTTCGGCATAGGTGCGTTGGTTGCACTAGTGGGTATCCTAGTTCGTCTGACGCTAGCGGAGAGTCCCGTGTTCAACGAGCTTTTAACTAAGGGCCAAGTGGCAAAACAGCCAGGAGTAACTGTGCTGAAAGAGCAGTGGCCTAGGGTCCTGAGGTTAGCACTTCTCTTCAATTACCAGATATCACTCTTCTACATAGCAGCTGCCTTTAACATTGGATACATGTTAAGTGTAGGAATATCACCTTATCTCGCTTTTCTATCCACTACACTAGCTGCCCTCGCCATAATAGTGTTCCAAACTCTGGGGGCGATATTAGGTGACCGTATAGGAAGGAAAAAAGTCCTACTCATAGGTGCGGTCTTGAGCGCCGTTATGGCGTTCCCTTACTACCTCTTGATCAACTATGCCGCGGCGTGGAGCGTCATTCTAGCCCAGAGCGTCTTTTTAGCTGTTGTCATGTTCGGTTTCGGTGTGATCGGGGCCCTCATGCCTGAGAACTTCCCTCCTAAGTACAGGAACTCTGGAGCCAGCCTAAGTTACCAGCTCGCTACTCCTATGTCTGCGGTAGCCAGCGTAGTCCCTCCAGTGTTTCTCACCTTATATGGAAAGGAAGCTTGGCTCTACATCTCCGCCCTAATAGTCGGCATCTGTGTAGCATCGTTGATAGCACTAGCCTTCACCGAGGAGACGATAAAAGTGAGAGTGGGGTAA
- a CDS encoding cupin domain-containing protein, with amino-acid sequence MRENKEFFDTSTLEWRKVTEKVYEKILSKDEETGSYTRLLRIEPGGKIEQAQEHPFYEEVYIIKGSLTDLSLNKTFMEGMYAFRNPGMRHGPYVSESGCLTIEFRYYPQRKS; translated from the coding sequence ATGAGGGAGAATAAGGAGTTCTTCGATACAAGTACGCTTGAATGGAGGAAGGTCACAGAAAAGGTATATGAGAAGATATTAAGTAAGGACGAAGAAACCGGCTCTTACACGAGACTCCTTAGAATAGAACCTGGAGGGAAAATAGAACAGGCACAAGAGCATCCTTTCTATGAGGAAGTATACATAATTAAGGGTTCGCTCACTGATCTCTCGTTGAACAAGACTTTCATGGAGGGAATGTACGCCTTCAGAAATCCAGGGATGAGGCACGGCCCCTACGTTAGCGAGTCGGGGTGTCTCACAATAGAGTTCAGATACTACCCACAGAGGAAGTCTTGA
- a CDS encoding UbiD family decarboxylase, which translates to MSYYKDVREYLKKLEEVGKLTVVDFPVDKNTELTPLVRLQYRGLSEEARRGFLFTSVTNNGEEMKEISKVATGIYASSTQIYALGLATEPTNESIRKKWEEALLHPLKTKTVSSAPVQEVVITKEEMEKGRGLNILPVPLEVPGFSGQLRTTTHIITKDPKSDWVNMGNYSMHLMGKTWALWEINRGNHGWVHLLNAREMGMDYLEFAVVIGGPPVLFYVASAKVPHGVNELEVAGGLAGEPLEVVKAKTVNLEVPAHAEIIVEGRVSTKEFLVGNAFGEYTGYMATDVFMRPRMEITAITMRRDPIFVHIMSQMPPSESSKVRQISSENIYYKFLKYDCKVPGIIDVAWHELSQAQLCVIRMKKINNSHPWQVLHLAAGYEPRWGKIFITVDDDIDARDLDSVMWALGWRMQPDRDVEIIKGRFAGLDVSAYRPDAPHSEKESPNVIGSSAILIDATRKWPYPPVSLPKREYMERALQLWKKLNLPELKLKEPWYGYELGYWPKEYREDAEFVLRGDFESIGRRLIERTKNTKGI; encoded by the coding sequence ATGTCCTACTACAAGGACGTGAGGGAATATCTCAAGAAATTAGAGGAAGTGGGCAAGCTAACTGTGGTGGACTTTCCAGTTGACAAGAACACCGAGCTCACACCGCTAGTGAGGCTCCAATACCGTGGTCTTTCAGAAGAGGCAAGGAGGGGTTTCCTCTTCACTAGTGTCACGAACAACGGCGAGGAAATGAAGGAGATCTCCAAGGTCGCCACCGGCATATACGCCTCCTCAACGCAGATCTATGCCCTAGGTCTAGCCACGGAACCCACTAACGAGTCCATACGTAAGAAGTGGGAGGAAGCGCTCCTCCACCCCCTCAAGACTAAGACAGTGTCGAGCGCACCGGTGCAGGAGGTAGTGATCACAAAGGAGGAGATGGAGAAAGGGAGGGGACTTAACATACTCCCAGTGCCTCTAGAGGTCCCAGGGTTCAGTGGTCAGTTGAGGACGACCACCCACATAATCACGAAGGACCCTAAAAGCGACTGGGTTAACATGGGCAACTACTCCATGCACCTGATGGGGAAGACTTGGGCGCTCTGGGAGATAAATAGGGGTAACCACGGGTGGGTTCACCTCCTGAACGCGAGGGAGATGGGGATGGATTACTTGGAGTTCGCCGTAGTTATCGGTGGTCCCCCCGTTCTCTTCTATGTTGCCTCGGCCAAAGTGCCCCACGGAGTCAACGAGCTGGAGGTCGCGGGCGGTCTCGCTGGTGAGCCTCTGGAGGTGGTTAAGGCAAAGACTGTGAACCTTGAGGTTCCCGCCCACGCCGAGATAATAGTAGAGGGAAGGGTCTCCACCAAGGAGTTCCTAGTGGGAAACGCGTTCGGGGAGTACACCGGCTACATGGCCACCGACGTCTTCATGAGGCCCAGGATGGAGATCACCGCGATAACGATGAGGAGAGATCCCATCTTCGTTCACATAATGAGTCAGATGCCCCCCAGCGAGAGTTCCAAGGTTAGGCAGATCTCCTCGGAGAACATTTACTACAAGTTCCTCAAGTACGACTGCAAGGTTCCAGGCATAATAGACGTGGCGTGGCACGAGTTAAGTCAGGCTCAACTCTGTGTCATAAGGATGAAGAAGATCAACAATTCTCACCCGTGGCAGGTGCTTCACCTGGCAGCTGGATACGAGCCTAGGTGGGGCAAGATCTTCATCACCGTCGACGACGACATAGACGCGCGTGACTTGGACTCTGTGATGTGGGCTCTGGGATGGAGGATGCAACCAGACAGGGACGTGGAGATAATAAAGGGAAGGTTTGCGGGACTAGACGTATCGGCGTACAGGCCAGATGCACCGCACAGCGAGAAGGAGTCCCCCAACGTCATAGGTTCCTCAGCGATATTAATAGATGCCACAAGGAAATGGCCATACCCTCCTGTTTCCCTACCCAAGAGGGAATACATGGAGAGGGCCCTACAGTTATGGAAGAAACTCAACTTGCCCGAACTGAAGCTAAAGGAACCTTGGTACGGTTACGAATTAGGTTACTGGCCCAAGGAGTACAGGGAAGACGCCGAGTTCGTGTTGAGGGGCGACTTCGAGTCCATAGGGAGGAGACTGATTGAGAGGACCAAGAACACCAAAGGAATCTAA